AGTTCGTCGGCGCGGTCGACGATCCGCTGTTCGGTCTCGACCTCGCGGTCCGGGGGCTGGCGGTTCCGGTCGGTCGTCAGCGAGTGGAACGTGGTCACCCACTCGGCGTCGTGGGTCGCCTGGGCGCGCGAGCCGGGACCGTAGCCGAACCAGTCGTGGGTGTGGACGATGTCGGCGTCGGCCGCGTAGTCGACGAACTCGCCGGCGAGTCGATTGATGCGCGTGCTCACGTCGCCGTCGCCGGTCGGGACGCCGTGGATGTTCTCGCGACCCTCGGGCGCGTACTCCGCCGGCAGGACGAGCTCGACCGCGACGTCGTCACGTGTGTCGAATCTGTCGACGAGTTCGCCGACCGCGGTGTCGAGGCCGCCGCTGACGTTCGGCGGGAATCCCCACCCGAGCATGAGAACGCGTGGTACCATCTACCAGCCAATTCGCGTTGCCCCCACTTTACCGATTCGGCCGAGAGAACGCCACTCGCGCCGACACGTTGGTCTATCGACTCGTTGTTCCGACCGCGAAGCCGGTCACTCGTCGGGCGAGGCGCCGCACCCGACGCAGACGTACGCGCTGTTCGATTTCACGACAGGGGAATCGCACGACGGGCAGTTCAATCGCTCGTTCCGAGTCTGACGGGGGTATCGACTCATGTCCAACGATATGGGCACCAATCCAATAAAAGTTTACTATATCTACCCACAATGGAAAAATATTGGTGAATATGGGATAATAATAAATCATACGTTGCGGATCGTACGTCTCAATACCAGTGGGGAGCCAGGGGTCGGAGGTCTGGGTTCGGTCCCGTGTCGGGTCGGGACGGCGACGGCGTACCCCGAGTTTGAAATCGTCGCGGAGTCAAGGCGAGGCCATGCAACAGCAACGCCGGAGTGGCGTGTTCCTGCATCTCACCTCGCTGCCGGGTCCCCACGGGGTCGGCGACCTCGGCGCGGGGGCGCGGACGTTCCTCGACTTTCTCGACCGGGCCGACCAGTCGCTGTGGCAGTTCTGTCCGGTCGGGCCGACCTCGGACGCATACGGTCACTCCCCCTACGGCTCCTCGTCGGCGTTCGCCGGCAACCCGCTGCTGGTCGACCTGACCGACCTGGTCGACCGGGGGTACCTCGACGAGTCCGACCTCGACGGCCCCGAGGGCACCGAGCCCGGGAGCGTGAACTACGAGGTCGTCGCGCCGTTCGTGCGCGACCGGCTGCGCACAGCCCACGAGACCTTCGCCGCGAAGGCCTCGGGGGAGGAACGCGCCGCCTTCGAGTCGTTCCGCGAGCGCGAGTCGGCGTGGCTGGAGGATTACGCGCTGTACGCGGCGCTCAAAGGCGCCCACGGTGACGCGGCGTGGACCGACTGGCCCGCGGATCTGGTCCGGCGCGAGGCCGACGCGCTTTCGGCCGCGCGGGAGACCCACGCCGAGGCCGTCGACTACCACGCGTTCGTCCAGTGGGTCTTCGACACCCAGTGGCGCGAACTGCGCGCGGCGGCCGCCGAGCGCGGCATCGAACTCGTCGGGGATCTGCCCATCTACGTCGCGCTCGATTCCGCGGACGTGTGGGCCAACCAGGAGGCGTTCCGGCTGGACGACGACGGGCGACCGACGGCCGTCGCCGGCGTCCCGCCGAACCCCGGCGACGACGGCCAGCGCTGGGGCAACCCCGTCTACGACTGGGGCCGCCTGCGCGAGACCGACTACGAGTGGTGGCGCGACCGCCTCTCGCGGCTGCTCGACCTCGTCGATCTCGCCCGCATCGACCACTTCAAAGCGTTCGACGAGTACTGGGCGATCCCCGCCGACGCCGACGACCCCGCCGCCGGCGAGTGGCGACCCGGCCCGGCCGACGACTTCTTCGAGACCGTACGCGAGCACCTCGGCGGGCTCCCGTTCGTCGTCGAGGACCTGGGCTTCCTCGACGAGAGCGTGGTCGGCCTCCGCGACCGATTCGAGTTCCCGGGGATGCGGGTGCCCCACTACGCCGACTGGTGCGCCGAGACCGACCGGTACAAACCCGCTACGTATCCCCGCCAGTCCGTCGGCTACACCTCGACCCACGACACCGACACCGCCGTCGGCTGGTACGAGTCGCTGTCGGAGGAGCAACGGGACTGTCTCCACTACGCGCTGGCGACCGACGGCGAACGGGTCGCCTGGGACCTGATCGAGGCCGTCTGGGACTCCGACGCGGCGCTGGCGCTGACGACCGTCCCCGACCTGCTCGAACTCGGAAGCGAGGCGCGGTTCAACGTCCCCGGCACCGCCGAGGGCAACTGGCGCTGGCGGGTCACCGCCGACCAGTTGGACCCCGACGTGGCCGACGAACTCGCGGGCGTCACCGCGGCGACGCTGCGGTAGCTCGGGCGACGCGGTACGTCTCTTCGCGTCCCCGCGGTCCCGCGAGTCCGGAGACGGGGAGAGACCCACCGCGAAACCAAGAGATACGGCCGCCGCGGTGAACTCCCGGACATGGATCCGACGCTTCGCGATTCGCTGGACGGACAGGTCGCGCTCGTCACCGGTGGCAACCGCGGCATCGGTCGTGAAATCGTCCGCGGACTCCTCGACCACGGAGCGACCGTCTTCGCCGGCGTCCGCGACCCCGACGCGGACGTACCGGAGAGCGCGACGCCGGTCGAGCTCGACCTGACCGACGAGGCGTCGCTAGCTCCGGCCGTCGAAACAGTCGTCGCGACGGCCGGCCGGCTCGACGCCCTCGTCAACAACGCCGGCGTCGGCGGGACCGGGTCGGGCGTGGCCGACCTCGACACCGCCGCGTTCGACGAGGTGCTCGACGTGAACCTCCGCGGCGCGACGCTGCTGGCCCGGGAGGCGCTCCCGTACCTGCTCGACGGCGAGGGCGGGCGCGTCGTCAACCTCTCCTCGGGTGTGGGCATCCTCTCCGACCCCATCGAGGACGGGATGCCGGCCTACCGGATCTCGAAGGCGGGGATCAACGCCTTGACCGTCTCGCTCGACCGGACGTACGGCTCCGAGGGCCTGATCGCAAACTCCGCGGACCCGGGCTGGGTCGCGACGGAACTGGGCGGGTCCGAGGCGCCACGCGACCCGGCGAAGGGCGCCGAGACGCCCGTCTGGCTCGCCCGGTTCGCCCCGGACTCGCCGTCGGGGCTGTTCTGGAAGGACCGCGAGGTCATCGACTTTTGATCCGCCGCCCGCGGCGCATCGAGGGTCCGGCCGGAGGCGACGGGCGAGCGTCGCGCCGCTCAGTCGGCGAGCGGTCCCTCGCTCGCGTCAGTCCCGTTCGACGCCCCCGCTCCGGTCGCGGTCGCCGATGGCGCGACAGGCTCGACGGCCACGGTGTCCGG
This DNA window, taken from Halosimplex litoreum, encodes the following:
- the malQ gene encoding 4-alpha-glucanotransferase, with the translated sequence MQQQRRSGVFLHLTSLPGPHGVGDLGAGARTFLDFLDRADQSLWQFCPVGPTSDAYGHSPYGSSSAFAGNPLLVDLTDLVDRGYLDESDLDGPEGTEPGSVNYEVVAPFVRDRLRTAHETFAAKASGEERAAFESFRERESAWLEDYALYAALKGAHGDAAWTDWPADLVRREADALSAARETHAEAVDYHAFVQWVFDTQWRELRAAAAERGIELVGDLPIYVALDSADVWANQEAFRLDDDGRPTAVAGVPPNPGDDGQRWGNPVYDWGRLRETDYEWWRDRLSRLLDLVDLARIDHFKAFDEYWAIPADADDPAAGEWRPGPADDFFETVREHLGGLPFVVEDLGFLDESVVGLRDRFEFPGMRVPHYADWCAETDRYKPATYPRQSVGYTSTHDTDTAVGWYESLSEEQRDCLHYALATDGERVAWDLIEAVWDSDAALALTTVPDLLELGSEARFNVPGTAEGNWRWRVTADQLDPDVADELAGVTAATLR
- a CDS encoding SDR family NAD(P)-dependent oxidoreductase encodes the protein MDPTLRDSLDGQVALVTGGNRGIGREIVRGLLDHGATVFAGVRDPDADVPESATPVELDLTDEASLAPAVETVVATAGRLDALVNNAGVGGTGSGVADLDTAAFDEVLDVNLRGATLLAREALPYLLDGEGGRVVNLSSGVGILSDPIEDGMPAYRISKAGINALTVSLDRTYGSEGLIANSADPGWVATELGGSEAPRDPAKGAETPVWLARFAPDSPSGLFWKDREVIDF